The following are encoded in a window of Pirellulales bacterium genomic DNA:
- the xerD gene encoding site-specific tyrosine recombinase XerD, which produces MSTAKRPVGPRKMMPAGNPAKRWIEMFLDYSRSECHLADNTVAAYRRDLNKFADWLGMRSIQALTIRDLADYPAYLGKRCKLEPVSIARHLVSLKVFFRYLQLESVLQENLAELLGTQKLWQRVPHVLSAEMIDKLLIAPREHDPLWRRDRALLELLYATGCRASEVSNMRQDDVHLSQGFCLARGKGDKERLVPLGRRAVEAVQEYLKEDRPMLVERAAYPPKWLLLSRRGKRLRRERIWELVKQYALRAGAPATIGPHTLRHSFATHLVAGGADLRQVQEMLGHANIQTTQIYTHVDPTRLKQVHRKFHPRG; this is translated from the coding sequence ATGTCCACCGCCAAGCGGCCTGTTGGCCCGAGAAAAATGATGCCCGCTGGGAACCCCGCCAAGCGTTGGATCGAGATGTTCCTCGATTACAGCCGCAGCGAGTGCCATCTGGCCGACAATACCGTGGCGGCCTATCGTCGCGATTTGAACAAGTTTGCCGACTGGCTGGGGATGCGAAGCATTCAGGCACTGACAATTCGCGACTTGGCCGACTATCCAGCATATCTGGGCAAGCGCTGCAAACTGGAGCCGGTGAGCATCGCGCGACATTTGGTCTCATTAAAAGTCTTCTTCCGCTATCTGCAATTGGAAAGCGTGCTCCAGGAAAATCTAGCCGAATTGCTTGGCACGCAGAAGCTATGGCAGCGAGTGCCGCACGTGCTCTCGGCCGAGATGATCGACAAGTTGCTGATCGCTCCACGAGAACACGACCCGCTGTGGCGGCGCGATCGAGCGTTGCTGGAACTGCTCTATGCAACGGGCTGCCGAGCGTCGGAGGTTTCGAACATGCGCCAGGACGATGTGCATTTGAGCCAGGGGTTTTGCCTGGCGCGTGGCAAGGGAGACAAAGAGCGACTTGTGCCGCTGGGCCGCCGAGCGGTCGAGGCGGTGCAGGAATATCTCAAGGAAGATCGACCCATGCTGGTCGAGCGTGCCGCCTATCCGCCGAAGTGGCTGCTGCTTTCACGGCGCGGCAAGCGACTGCGCCGGGAGCGGATTTGGGAACTGGTGAAGCAATACGCACTGCGCGCCGGCGCGCCGGCGACCATCGGCCCGCATACGCTGCGGCACAGTTTTGCGACGCACCTTGTCGCCGGCGGGGCCGACCTGCGGCAAGTGCAAGAAATGCTGGGGCATGCGAATATTCAGACGACACAGATTTACACGCACGTCGATCCCACACGACTGAAGCAAGTGCATCGGAAGTTTCATCCGCGCGGATGA
- a CDS encoding biopolymer transporter ExbD, translating into MKIRHTTAGLPDKIEFNMTPMIDCVFQLLSFFIMSLKFVVPEGDFDIKMPSAAPSAQNIDINLIPPIPVKLVSNADGSLKGIYVNNKFKSSFADLRKEIISIVGTNEQGPAAAKNGAEAEIDCDYNLKYEYLIAAVTHVSGYIDNKGVVVKLIEKLKFKPPKSAPR; encoded by the coding sequence ATGAAAATCCGCCACACGACCGCCGGCCTGCCCGACAAGATCGAGTTCAACATGACGCCGATGATCGATTGCGTCTTTCAACTCTTGTCGTTCTTCATCATGTCGCTCAAATTCGTCGTGCCCGAAGGAGATTTCGACATCAAAATGCCCTCGGCCGCTCCCAGCGCCCAAAACATCGATATCAATCTGATCCCGCCAATTCCCGTCAAACTGGTGTCCAACGCAGACGGTTCGCTCAAGGGAATTTACGTCAACAACAAATTCAAAAGCAGTTTTGCCGATCTGCGCAAGGAGATCATTTCCATCGTCGGCACGAACGAACAAGGCCCAGCGGCTGCCAAAAACGGGGCCGAAGCGGAGATCGACTGTGACTACAACCTGAAGTACGAATATCTGATCGCCGCCGTCACGCACGTCTCTGGCTACATCGATAACAAAGGCGTCGTGGTCAAGCTGATTGAAAAACTGAAATTCAAGCCGCCCAAGTCGGCCCCACGCTGA
- a CDS encoding biopolymer transporter ExbD, whose amino-acid sequence MKIARRTSSTISAETDMTPMIDMCFQLIAFFAIAINFSSSEQDQSVRVPASELVKPVTDSVEEVMTVQMKKDGSILFGGKEYTLDSIEGALQRQVRVMQRLNRNPVTTTVIVRADKEAKSGQVQELTKKCQEAGFEKFAYRAKAEKS is encoded by the coding sequence ATGAAAATCGCCCGCCGCACCAGTTCCACGATTTCGGCTGAAACCGACATGACGCCGATGATCGACATGTGCTTTCAGTTGATCGCGTTTTTTGCGATCGCGATCAATTTCAGCAGCAGCGAACAAGACCAGAGCGTGCGCGTGCCGGCGAGCGAGCTAGTCAAGCCGGTCACCGATTCGGTCGAAGAAGTGATGACGGTGCAAATGAAGAAGGACGGCTCGATTCTCTTCGGCGGCAAAGAGTACACCTTGGACTCGATCGAGGGCGCTTTGCAGCGCCAGGTGCGCGTGATGCAGCGGCTGAACCGCAACCCGGTCACGACCACGGTCATTGTCCGCGCCGACAAAGAAGCCAAATCCGGCCAGGTACAAGAACTCACCAAGAAATGCCAAGAGGCAGGCTTCGAGAAATTCGCCTACCGCGCCAAGGCGGAGAAATCGTAA